TGCCTGTCACTCAGGATCAGCGATCCTCAGCAGCTTATCAAATCTCCATGGATAAGGCCTGAAGACCTGAAAGAGTACAAGCATATTACAGACATTTTCAAGATAGGAGGAAGAACGCACTTCCCCAACTGGATATTGAACAATGTTCAGGCCTATGCAAATGAATCTTATGATGGAAACCTTATGGACCTGCTTGATTGTCCAAGAGATATACGTGACCTGTTCTACATACCAAACAAGGAACTTGATGGTGCTATCAACCAGTGGAAGCAGTGCAGTAAAGTTTGCAACAAATGCGGATACTGTAAAAGACTTGCAGAGAAGATAATTAAAGTATATACTGCAGATGGATGCGAGAATATACTAAAACCCCTTAAGAGCGAAGGTGGGCAATAATGACTATTATAGATACACTGGCAAAGAACCGTGGTGAACTTGAGAATAAATTAAGGAACCTGCTTGCAAAGCCTGTTTTCCTTATTGAGATGGATGCTTTTGCCCTCCCATGCGGATGTAAAGGTTTAACCATCAATACAAGAGGATTGCAATTTGATGATCTGGAGATCTTTGAAGAACATATCAATGAATATCTCAAAATTACTTCAGAGAATCTTGAAGTTGAACCTTCATTTTTTTTTGCAAGACTTGTGCCTGGTACGGCAGAAGTAGCATCACTAAATAGTAGATTGCTTTGCAATAGGTGTTACATGGACTTTGCACGAGGAAACGGCAAACAGCCAAGACCAGACATATATATACTTAACTTCTCACGCAGGGAATAAAAACCTGTTTTTCAGTATTTTTTGAAATATATATTTTTACCGTTGGTTGCTATCGGTATTTTTTTAGCTGCCAAAAAGGAAAGACCCGTATTTTGGCTTGTTCTATTCGAAAGATTTAAGAACTATTTAATATAATGCAAACCACCTGACGTTAGTCTACGCCATATTAGTTATGATAAAATATTCGAAGTTAGAATATTTTAGTTTGGCACGATTTACGCTTAATTTATACAATACAAAAAGGAGGAAATGTGAATGGAACCGCTCACAGGTATGGGCGTACTGGCACTTATGGGAGCCGCTGCAACTATTGCAGGAGCCTCTGAAGACCTTGAATCAGATGTAGGGTCACAGAGTAACCCAAACTCCCAGGTACAGTTAGCCCCTCAGATGATGTATCCACACAGGATACACAGTAAAGCTGTTTCTGGTGAACCACCATCAAATGCACTTATATGCACTGTCGGTGGAACAACCGCATCCGTACTGATCAGCACTGGTGCATCTGCTGCCTTAGCACTTGTTATTGGAGCAATTGTGGCTGCAGCAATACACGGCACTTATTCAACTACTGCATACATGGGCAGATCAGCAAGTCAGAAACGTTTTAAACAACCAATTTATCTTGATGTGATTAGAAGTCACCTGCCAGTTATCATGGGATATGCATTTATCACAACATTCTGTATTCTAGTGGTATCTTATCTTATGGCAACCGTCATGGCACACCCATTCCCACTGCCACTTCTGGCATTCATTTGGGGAATTACAGTTGGTGCAATCGGATCATCAACAGGTGATGTACACTACGGTGCAGAAAGACAATTCCAGAATGTCGAATTTGGATCAGGCCTTAACGCTGCAAACTCCGGTAACATCGTGAGAAAAGCAGAATCCGGTCTTAGAAATGGTATCGACAATTCATGGTTCTGTGCAAAATTCGGTGGACCTGTAACAGGTCTTGCTTTTGGTATGACCGTATTCCTAAGTGGCTGGGTCACAGCAGTTTTTGATCCAAGCAGAGGAGATGCAATCGGCTGGGTTTCAGTCCTTGCAGGTGTAATTATTGTACTTATTCTTATATTGTGGAACAGAAACATGGAAGTTGCTGCCCGCGCTGCATTTGGAACATACAAAGAAGATGAAGCAGAGGTGGCCGCATGATTGATGTCGCAGGAATTTTAATGGCAAATATCGTCTACGTGATAGCTATCACATTAGGCGGAGCGCTTATTTCATGGAGTGTTCACTTTGTACCAGTAGGTGGTGCTCCAGCAGCTATGGCACAGGCAACAGGTATCGGTACAGGTACCGTACAGCTCGCAGCTGGTGCAGGTCTTACAGGTCTGGTCACAGCTGGTGCAATGATGCAGATTACAAACAGTGCAGCACTTGTGATTGCATCCGGTGCAGTCGGTGCAATGATCATGATGTCTGCAACAATGATCGTAGGAACATGGGTTTACGTATATGGTGTCGGATGTCCTCCAGCATCAGCAAAAGTAAAGTACGACCCTATCACAAAGGACAGGCAGGATCTCTATGTATCCCAGGGTACTGAAGGTCACGGACTTCCAACAGTATCATTCGTAAGTGGTGTGATCGGTGGTGCCCTTGGTGGTATCGGCGGTTCAGTAGTATACTACGCACTTATGAGTGTTCAGAACGGACTCCCACTCGCAGACCTTGTAGGTATGGCCAGTGTTTTCGCAGTAGGTATCTTCTTCGTAAACGCAGTAATTCCATCCTATAACATCGGAGGAACTATCGAAGGTTTCCACGATCCAAAGTTCAAGAGATTCCCAAAAGCTGTTCTTGCATCCCTTATAGCAACATTCTTCTGTGCACTTATCAGTGTACTTGCAATAGGAGGTCTGTAAATGTCAGCAGGTGGAAGTGGAGCAGCCGCAGAGGCAATTCCACAGAATAAAATAATCGCCTTCGGTGTAGCAGGCGGAGTTATCGGAATATACGGAGCATACTTCCTTGTAGGTATGGTTGGTCAGTATATGTCCTTCATCGGTGCCCTTGGCGCAATATGCGGTATGATATGGGGCGCAGCAGCAGTTAGAAGAGTAGCAAGTTACGGACTTGGTACTGGTGTACCTTCAATCGGTATGCTGGCTCTTGGTATGGGCGTACTTGCATCAACATTCGGCCTTGCAGTAGGCGGTGTTGCTGGTCCAGTAATAGCACTTATTGTAGCAGCAATTATTGGTCTTATGATCGGTGTACTCGCAAACAAGATACTTAACATGGGCATTCCTATCATGGAATCATCCATGACAGAAATAGCAACAGCAGGTACAATCACCATTATAGGACTTGCAATTGCAATGACAGGAACTTTTGAATTTGACACTGTACTTACCCAAGTACTCTCTACCGGATACATTGCAGTAATTTTCATTGCAGGTGGCCTTGCAATCCTTCACCCATTCAACGCATGTCTTGGTCCGGATGAGACACAGGACAGGACACTTATGGTCGCATTGGAAAAAGGTGCAATTGCAATGATCGTTGCAGGAATTGTAGCAACTATAAATGCAGGTGCATCAGGTGCACTTACAATCCTCATTGGACTTGCAATATGGTACATAGGTTTCAGTGGATACTACGACCGTGTAAAGAGAGACGCATACGCTGTTGTTGGAACAGGTCTGTTGCCTTCTAAGGAGGAATTGGAATGAGTATGGTACACGTAGCCCCGGAGGCACACCTTGTACTGGACCCACTTACCTCACTTCTTGCAGAAGAAAGAGAAGACATAATCCAGTATTCAATGGATCCTATAATGGAACAGCTCGACGAACTTGACAAAATAGCAGATGACCTTATGAACTCACTGTCACCAAGCAAACCACTCCTCAACACATTTGAGGGACGTGAGAATACCTCATACAGTGCAGGTTTCTATGGTAACACATTCTACGGCGTAGTAGTAGGTCTTGCTGTTGCAGGACTTATGCTCCTGGTCATGAGCGCATTAGGAGTGATGTGAAATGGCAGATAAAAGAGAACCAGCAGTCGGATGGCCAATCCTTAAAGGAGAATACGATGTTGGCGATGTAAAGAACTGTGTTGCAGTAGTAACATGTGGTTCACACCTTGCAGCAGGCCCACAACTCGATGCAGGTGCATGTCTGACAGGTCCATGTAAGACAGAGAACCTCGGTCTTGAAAAGGTAGTTGCACACGTAATATCAAACCCAAACATCAGATTCCTCCTTGTTACAGGTTCTGAAGTAAAGGGTCACATTACTGGTGAAGCAATTCTCAAGATCCATGAAAATGGTGTCAAAGACAACAGGATCGTTGGCGCAAGTGGTGCAATTCCTTATGTAGAGAACCTTTCAGAAGCAGCAATCGCAAGATTCCAGGAACAGATAGAATGTGTCAATCTGATCGGTACAGAGGACATGAGTGCCATCACCGGAAAGATCAAGGAATTGGCAGGAAAGGACCCTGGAGCATTCGACGCTGATCCTATGGTACTTGAAGTAGGAGATGGTGGTGGAGACGATGCTGAGGAAGCTGGTGGACTTAAGCCAATGGCAGCCGAGATGGCAACCGTCAGAAGCAGGATACTGAGCATCAACAAGGAAATGATGGCAATCGGTAACCTCAACAAATTCCACTCCGGCGTACACGCAGGAAAGGTAGAAGGAATAATGATCGGTCTGGCAATCACATTGTCACTTCTAGGAATGCTACTGTTCGGAGGTAACTGAGATGGCAGATGAAGAATATGGAAAAGGCGTACCAATGGTCATTTCCCCGCAGATGGGAGCCATTGAAGCCGTAGTCGAGGACATCCGTTACAGAGCCCAGCTTATTGCAAGGAACCAGAAACTTGACTCTGGTGTTTCCGCAACCGGTGTAGCTGGATTCATTGCAGGATTCGTATTTGCAATCGTAATGGTAGTTATCATCCCTATGTTCGCTTGGAAGGTGATGTAAAAATGACCAATGATAGAAGCGACAGGGTACCAAGTGTAGTCACTAACCCGGAAGACTTCCAGGCAGTAATTGAGAAACTCAACAAGATCGATGAGAAGATCGAGTTCGTAAACAGTGAAGTTGCACAGCGTATTGGTAAGAAAGTTGGAAGAGACATAGGAATACTTTACGGAGCTGTTGCTGGAATTATTATGTTCCTGCTTTACGTACTGTTCCTTGCACCTATGCTCGGTATTTAAACAAAGAGGTTATTCATATGTTCAAATTTGACAAGAAACAAGAGGTATACGATGTCGGCGGCGTCAAGTTCGGTGGCCAGCCAGGACAGTACCCAACAGTGCTTATAGGAACAATGTTCTACAACAGGCACAAGATCGTGACTGATGAAGACAAGGGTGTCTTCGATGTAGATGCTGCAAACAAACTCTGGCAGGCAATGGTTGACATGGGACAGGTCACTGGTAACCCTATCGTAAACCAGATCGTCGGAGAAACACCTGAAGCTATCAAGAAGTACATCGACTGGTTCGTAGACATCGATAACAAGACACCATTCCTTATCGACTCATCCGCTGGTGACGTTCGTGCAGCAGCGGCAGAGTATGTAACAGAGATCGGTGTAGCTGACAGAGCAATCTACAACTCCATCAACGCCAGTGTCCACGCTGACGAGATCGAGGCAATCAGGAACAGTGACATCACTGCATCCATTGTACTCGCATTCAATGCAACAGACCCAAGCGTAAAAGGAAAGCTTGACATCCTTGAGACCGGTGGAACCGGACAGGACAAGGGTATGCTCGAGATCGCAAAGGAATGTGGAATCACAAAGCCACTTATCGATGTAGCAGCAACCCCACTCGGAGCAGGCTCCGGTGCATCCATGAGAGCAGTTATTGCGATCAAGGGACACCTCGGACTTCCTGTTGGTGGTGGATACCACAACATGGCTTCCGCATGGGACTGGATGAAGGCATACAAAAAGCAGTTCGAAACCAGAGAAGAGAAGCAGGCAATCTACATGCCAGCTGACATTGGAACAAACCTTGTACCACAGGTACTCGGATCAAACTTCCAGCTTTTCGGTCCTATCGAGAACACTGACAAAGTATTCCCTGCAACAGCAATGGTTGACATTATGCTTGCAGAGACTGCAAAGGAACTCGGCCTTGAGATCATGGACGAGAACCACCCAATCAACAAGCTGGTATAAACCAGCTTATCCTTTCTTTTTTTCAAAAATAAAAAGATGAAGAGCCGAAGGCATGGTAGGAATCCCACTCCCCAACCTGCATCAGCATACAACAAAAGAAGATGTGTATATCATATATTCACGTATAGACATATAAGAGTGACGAATACCCTGACATAACAATAATCATATTGATCAGACAAATATCCAATAGCAGAAAATAATTAAAGAAACAAATACTATCAACAAGCATGACCGAGGTAATGCTTGTATGGGATAACCCTTTGTTATTTGAGAAACTTTTTAAAGAGCATGACATCAAATGCCAGAGAATTGTATCCGATGCTATTGGCACACCTTTTACTCCCCCATGCAAATGTGTTGTGATTCCCACAGGATTTGCAAATAAAGCCTATACCGGCATACTGCCGGGCATTGAGCGAAATGCCAGAAGCTTTGAGAAATTCGTGCGAAACGGAGGAAACCTCGTCATATTCAGCCCTGTTGTCCCAGAATATAACTACAAATGGTTGCCAATGGAACTTGAATACAAGCAGGAATATCAGGTAACCCATATCTGCAAAGAAAAAGAGCATGAAGCACAATGCCTTGTTGAAGATACATGCTCAGAAGTAGAATTTGACGGCTATTTCACTAAAACAGACGGTGATGTAATTTTCAGAAGCGACAAAGGAAATCCACTTATGGTAGTAAAGGAACTGGGAGAAGGAAAGATAATTGCTACGACCATCCATGAATTCCCTTCAGGGAAATTCCTTAAATGGATAAATGAAACTGCAAAAAAGAGTAAATTGTAAGATCAACACCTTACAATTATCAATTACAACAACAATTCTAATTTACTTTTTGAAATCCTTCTTAAGCTGCTCTGCAATGTCTGCAGCATCAGCAACCCTGAGAACGAAAATACCAAAGCATGGCTTGATGAACTGGAAGAAGACCTCTTCCCCTTTTACACCTACCGGGATATTATCACCCATCAGTGCCACACCACGCAGCCGGTATCCACCAGGAACCTTATAAAATGTATCTGACTTTTCCTTGATCAACTTCTCAGACTGTGCAGGAGTAGCTCCTTTTAAAAGGATCTCGAACGGAATGTCATTGATACAGGACATGATAATACCTACAGGTTATTCTACCATTACAAGGTCGCGAACTTTAATACCTTTTTCTGTAATGCGGCCAACAATCTTACCACCGGTCATGCTGGCAGCTTTCTCTGCCTGATCCTGAGGAAGAATAATGACAAAGCCCATTCCCATGTTGAAGGTTTTATACATCTCAAAGTCATCAACATTACCTTCATCCTTAAGGAACTTGAAAATGTCATTTGGCTCTATCGGATCATAGAAATCAAATCCAAGACTTGTAACTCTTTTCAGCTTTAACAGACCGCTGCCTGTAATGTGAGCAAGCCCATGAACATCACATTCCCTGATGACATCAAGAACTTCCATATAGATCCTTGTTGGGATCAGAAGCTCATCACCAATGGTGGTGGATTCATTATAGGGGAACTTGTCATGATAAGAGTATGATGACTGCTCAATGATATTCCTCACAAGAGTGTACCCATTACTGTGAACACTGTCAGCAGGAATACCAACAATTGCATCTCCAAGCTGAACTTTCTCTCCTGTGATTATCTTGTCTTTTTTGACCATGCCAAGACAGGTTCCTGCAAGGTCAAAGCCATTTATAATATCAGGAAGTGTTGCTGTCTCGCCGCCAACTATGGACATACGGGAAATCTCAGCACCCTTTCTCAAACCTTCACCTATCTGGGCGGCGAAATCCTCGTCATGTTTCTCAAGAGCAAGATAATCCACAAATGAAATTGGCTCTGCGCCTATTGCAAGCAGGTCATTGACATTCATTGCGATGCAGTCAATTCCCACTGTGTTCCAGCGCTTCATCTCATTTGCAATGAGAACCTTTGAACCAACACCGTCCGTAGCAAGAGCAAGAGCATATTCTCCAAAGTCAATAAGTCCGGCATAGTGACCTATACCGGTCAATGGTGCACCCAGACCCTCACGTTTATAGTCCATACCCTTTGTGAGTGCCTTTATGGTCACTTCTTCCTTTTCGATGTCTACCCCAGATTCTGCATACGTAAGGTGTTTATCTTTCATTGAGATCCCCTGCATTGTTTGTCAAGTTCAAATTCGCGGTGTAAGGTCTTAACAGCGTCCAATGACTGACTGGAACTTACTACAAATGAAATATTGTGCTGTGATGAACCCTGACTGATCATAATAATATTTATACCGGCCATGCCAAGTGAATTGAATACTTTTCCTGCAACTCCCGGAATGCCATCCATGCCTGCACCCACAACAGCTACCACACATACATCACGGTCATAGGCAACATCTCCTACAACATTTGTTGTGAATTCAGACCTGACAGCTCCAACTGCCGCTTCAAGATGATCCTCATTGACCACCAGTGACATATTAGCCTCGGATGAACCCTGGCTGATCATGATAATATTAACGCCGGCATTTGCAAGTGCGGAAAATACCCTCGCAGCCGTTCCAATGGTGCCAACCATGCCTGCACCACTTATATTGATAAGCGCAACTTTGTTAATGAGAGTCACAGCCTTAACGACATCCTCTTTGCACTGTTGCTCGGCAACAATAAGAGTTCCCGGGAAATCCGGTTCAAAAGTGTTCTTCACACGTACCGGGATCTTATGCCTGATAGCAGGCTCGATAGTCCTTGGATGAAGCACCTTGGCTCCGAAGTATGAAAGCTCCATTGCCTCGATATATGAGATCTGAGGAATTGGACTTGCCTCGGCTACGATCTTAGGATCGGTTGTGAGGATTCCATGGACTTCCTTCCACAGCCATATCTCATCAGCGTCAATTGAAGCACCGATTATGGATGCGGAGAAATCTGAGCCGCCCCTTCCAAGAGTTGTGATTATCTCCTTTTTGTCCTGGGCAATAAAACCTGTGACAACAGGTATATGATCTGCAAGCAGAGGGCACAGCCTTTCATGAACTCTTGTATAGCTGTCCTCAAGAGGTTTAGCGTCACCATAATTGGAATCGGTTACAATACCAGCCTCTCCACCGGTAAATGCCTTTGACGGAGTGCCCAGTGAGCGAATAGAACCGCTTACAATAGGAGCTGCAAGGCGCTCGCCGTATGAAGAAATATAATCAATGGAACGATTGGTGAGTTCACCAAGATAGCAGATACCGATCAAAGCCTTCTCAAGTTCGTCGACCCTGCTGTCTATTACCTCTACACATTCCGAACGGATCTTATCATCATCAATTGCAACATTGATAGCATCGTAATGTTTTTTACTGAGACCTGCGATGAATTCCTTTACCTGGCTAACTTTACCATTTTTAGATACATCTTTTGCTGTGTTCAGTAAACCATCTGTAACGCCACCAAGCGCAGATGTCACTGCCACAAGTTCATTGCCATCCATGTGGAACTGCCTTAAGAGTTCTGCCACATGTCGGATCTTTTCACCGTTTTCCACGGAAGTCCCGCCGAACTTCATTACGATTCTCATGATACAACCTATTTAGTTTGTCAGCTAATTGCGTCTATAAACAATAAAGAGTAATATAAAGATTATGTGTAAACCTATATTCTAAAAAAGTATCAATAGAAGAATATAGGCTTACCGGAACTTGTTAAAGAACGTAAAGAATAACAGGAAAACACCTGCTGTGACTATAAGAGAAACAGCATTTGACAAACCAGCAGATGAAAACCACGATGACAGTGACGTGCCGGACTCCTGAGACTCCGATGTTTTTTCTGTGTCAGATGATGAATCCTTTGCAGAATCATCAGACCTGGATGTATTCGATGTCATGTTATAGGTCTTTGATATTTCAGTTGCTGCCGTATTTGCAAACTCTACAATGGACTCTGTGATATTGTCTTTGATATTTACGGATACAGAGAAATCCTCGGAATAAGAAGAAGACTCATCATCCTCATTAATAGTTATCAGAGTCGCTTTGTGGATACCTGCGGCCATTTCATCGGTTATGGCCTTGTACACGCCGGGACTTACATAATATCTGGAGTCCAGTATTTCACCGTCCACCAGAATTCGTACTTCTGAAAATGACTCATTCAAAGAATAGCTGACAATTGCGATCCTTCCGGCTTTAAGTCCCCCATCCACCGGGGAGTAAACATCAATATCCAAACCACTTGGAAGTTCATCTGAAGATGGTACCTTACTTTGTTTCAACGAAACATGATTCAGGAATACAGTGACTTCATCATCTGTCTCAAAAAAAGCTTTTACGTTCGCAAGGAAAAGAGTTTCTGGATTTCCATCAGAGTAAACTGTGTAATAGAAGTATTCATCGTCCTCTACATCATCTTCTTTCAGCAGTTTACCATCAAGCCTGAGCTCAAGGGTAACTTCATCATCATCCACATCTGTGGCTTCCAGCGTATAGAGACCTGAAAGATCCAGTTCATCATCCATCTTAAGAGAATAAGTTTTGTCAAGCAGAAGATAATCCTCTACATCTTCAACCGGATCCATATACTGCTCAACATAGATGGTGGAATACACCACACCATCTTCTTTATCCACATCACCTTCAGGAGTGATTCTCAGGATGAAGTAGTCCACTTCTTCCTCTTCGTCATCATCCTCATCTTCAACTACCGAGCGAATGTATTCAAGAGGTTCGTTCTCCTTGGCAAAATTATCATCAAGCTCCACTTCTTCCCCGTTAAGGTAGAGTTCGATCCATATGTCGCCACTTTTGCTGTTCATGTCCAGCACTTTGAACGAATAGCCCTGCTCAAGGAAGATCTCATCCAGAACTGCCACCTGAGGTTCCGAATAATGGATCATTGTTTTTGTTCTTACTGCAGATGCAGGAGACACGCAAAGCAGGAAAAGACAAACGAAGATAATTACAAAATGTATATATTTCATCGAAACCTCACTCATAGAACCAATAAAATAACAGGACTTCTGCCATTTTCATGGCATTATTACTGTCTTATGGTTTTTATTGATTTCTATTAATATAGGTGATAATATGAAATATGTAGTACTCATCGGAGATGGCATGGCAGATGAGCCTCTTGAAGAAATTGGTGGCATGACAGTTCTTCAGAAAGCCAACACATCCAACATGGATTACCTTGTCAAGTACGGCAGGGCAGGACTTGCACAGACAGTTCCTGAGGGCATGCACCCTGGAAGCGATGTGGCAAATATGTCAATTGTAGGGTACGATCCGAAAAAGTACTATACAGGCAGATCGCCACTTGAAGCCGCAAGCATGGGCGTGGAACTTGAAAAAGACGACGTTGCATTCCGATGCAACCTGATTACCATCAAGGATGACCTGATAGCAGACTACAGTTCCGGACACATCACTAACGAGGAAGCAAAGGAACTGATAGAACGTATTGATGCAGAGCTTGGAGATGAAAAGGTCCAATTCTATCCTGGAATCAGTTACCGTCATCTCATGGTAGGTAAAAAAGGACTCGGAGCAAACACTGAATGTGTGCCACCTCATGACGTAATTGATGAGAACAGATTCGAGCATATGCCAAAAGGTCAGGACAGTGAACTCATCTGTGAGCTCACTGAAAAATCCATGAATATACTGAAAGACCATCCTGTAAATCTCAAAAGAATTGAGGAAGGCAAGAACCCTGGAAATTCAATATGGCTCTGGGGACAGGGATATGCGCCTGCATTTACGCCTTTCGGTGAACTTTACGGACTCAAGGGAGCCATAATATCAGCAGTGGACCTTGTAAAAGGAATAGGCATCTATGCAGGACTTGATGTTATCGAAGTACCCGGTGCAACAGGATACCTTGACACGAATTATCTCGGCAAGGCAGAATATGCAATTGACGCACTCAAAGACCATGATTTTGTCTTCGTGCATGTGGAAGCTCCTGATGAAGCAGGACACATGGGTAACATGAATGCAAAGATACAGGCTATTGAGGACTTCGATGCAAAGGTTGTAGGCACAGTTCTTAAAGCAGCCAAAAAGATGGATGAAGATGTTACTATAATGGTACTTCCGGATCACCCAACACCTATTGCACTGAGAACTCACACATCAAATCCAATTCCAGTAGCCATTTACTGTACTTCTGAAAAAGTATCTGACGATGCAGATGCATTCAATGAGGAATCTGTAAAGAAAGGTGCTCTTGGAACAATTTACGCAGCAGATCTTGTGAGAAAACTAATTGATGGCGAGTGGGCTCAATAACCCACTACACAACGCCTATTGCATTCTTTTTTTGAGCACCGAATAGACTCATCATTTATATATAGAAAAACTTAGATATTATTTATTGTGGGAGTATCTGTTTTCTGGATAGTTCCATCTATATATAAGCAAGAGAGTGGTAAAATGAAATTTGGACTAACGCCCTGGTCTCCATCCACGGCCTCAAGATGGGACCCATTTGACGATATGAGGCATATGCAGGACCGTCTTAACCGTTTGTTTGGAGATAGTGAACATAGCACGGAAATGATGGACATGGATACCCTTTCCCCTCTGGTTGATATCAAAGAGGATGATAAGAATATTATCGTTACAACAGATCTTCCTGGTGTCAGCAAAGAGGATGTTGACATAGATATAAGCAACAACAGAGTCTGGATCAAAGCCAACATGCACAAGGAGTCAGAAGAGGAAAAGGAAGGCTACCTTATGCGTGAGAGGACATACAGCAGGTTTGCAAGAGCATTCAACCTTCCATCCATGGTAAATGAGGATGCTGCATGTGCCAAACTTGAGAATGGCGTGCTTACTATCACGATGCCTAAGGCAGAGATAGAAGAAAAGCACAGGATAATGATCGAATAGAGCTTCAAATTGAACTTTGATTTATGTCCGATCATTCGGACTTCCTTTTTTTAATTACCCCTTTTTGTTATCTATTATTCGATAATTTCAGATTGCGGCATCAGTTAAAAATATCATCATCCTTTGCTCAGTCGGGGTAACTGTCATCATCACCGCAAAAATGTACAACGCAAATATAGTATAATTACCTTTCTTGAGAAGCTGCACACAGTGCATAAGCCTAATTTAGAAAGTAGACGTTATGTTAAAAGACAAGAAAGCCTTTTGGAGAATCTCAAATTGAAAATGCAGGTATTTACTGTAGAAAACATCCCTCTTATCAAAGAAGGAGACGATATCGCATCGATCATATGTGAAAATACCACCATCGAAGACAATGATATTATTGTAATAGCTTCCACCATCGTTGCTAAGGCAGAAGGAAGGATGTTCAGACTGGAAGATATCATCCCCGGAGAAAAGGCATTATCCATTGCCTCAAAGCATGACCTTGATGCAAGATTCATACAGGCAGTACTTGACCGCAGTAAGGAAGTACTGGTCGATCACCCCATCTTCCTGGTCGAAACACATAACGGACACGTCTGCATCAAAGCAGGTATCGATGAATCAAATGTTGATATCGGCTATCTGGCAGACCTGCCATCAGATCCTGATAAGAGCACAGCCAGAATTGGAGAAGCTATCGAGCAGCTAACAGGAAAAAAGATCAGTGCCATACTCACAGACACCAATGGCAGGGCATTTAAGGTAGGACAGACCGGAATTGCTATTGGCGTTTATAAGATACATCCTGTGAAGAACTGGAGAGGACAGAAAGACCTGTTTGGAAACATACTTGAGATAACAGAAGAAGCAATTGCAGATGAGATCGCAGGGGCTGCAAATC
The sequence above is a segment of the uncultured Methanolobus sp. genome. Coding sequences within it:
- a CDS encoding DUF5402 family protein, which produces MTIIDTLAKNRGELENKLRNLLAKPVFLIEMDAFALPCGCKGLTINTRGLQFDDLEIFEEHINEYLKITSENLEVEPSFFFARLVPGTAEVASLNSRLLCNRCYMDFARGNGKQPRPDIYILNFSRRE
- the mtrE gene encoding tetrahydromethanopterin S-methyltransferase subunit E, which translates into the protein MEPLTGMGVLALMGAAATIAGASEDLESDVGSQSNPNSQVQLAPQMMYPHRIHSKAVSGEPPSNALICTVGGTTASVLISTGASAALALVIGAIVAAAIHGTYSTTAYMGRSASQKRFKQPIYLDVIRSHLPVIMGYAFITTFCILVVSYLMATVMAHPFPLPLLAFIWGITVGAIGSSTGDVHYGAERQFQNVEFGSGLNAANSGNIVRKAESGLRNGIDNSWFCAKFGGPVTGLAFGMTVFLSGWVTAVFDPSRGDAIGWVSVLAGVIIVLILILWNRNMEVAARAAFGTYKEDEAEVAA
- the mtrD gene encoding tetrahydromethanopterin S-methyltransferase subunit D translates to MIDVAGILMANIVYVIAITLGGALISWSVHFVPVGGAPAAMAQATGIGTGTVQLAAGAGLTGLVTAGAMMQITNSAALVIASGAVGAMIMMSATMIVGTWVYVYGVGCPPASAKVKYDPITKDRQDLYVSQGTEGHGLPTVSFVSGVIGGALGGIGGSVVYYALMSVQNGLPLADLVGMASVFAVGIFFVNAVIPSYNIGGTIEGFHDPKFKRFPKAVLASLIATFFCALISVLAIGGL
- the mtrC gene encoding tetrahydromethanopterin S-methyltransferase subunit C gives rise to the protein MSAGGSGAAAEAIPQNKIIAFGVAGGVIGIYGAYFLVGMVGQYMSFIGALGAICGMIWGAAAVRRVASYGLGTGVPSIGMLALGMGVLASTFGLAVGGVAGPVIALIVAAIIGLMIGVLANKILNMGIPIMESSMTEIATAGTITIIGLAIAMTGTFEFDTVLTQVLSTGYIAVIFIAGGLAILHPFNACLGPDETQDRTLMVALEKGAIAMIVAGIVATINAGASGALTILIGLAIWYIGFSGYYDRVKRDAYAVVGTGLLPSKEELE
- a CDS encoding tetrahydromethanopterin S-methyltransferase subunit B, which gives rise to MSMVHVAPEAHLVLDPLTSLLAEEREDIIQYSMDPIMEQLDELDKIADDLMNSLSPSKPLLNTFEGRENTSYSAGFYGNTFYGVVVGLAVAGLMLLVMSALGVM
- the mtrA gene encoding tetrahydromethanopterin S-methyltransferase subunit A, which translates into the protein MADKREPAVGWPILKGEYDVGDVKNCVAVVTCGSHLAAGPQLDAGACLTGPCKTENLGLEKVVAHVISNPNIRFLLVTGSEVKGHITGEAILKIHENGVKDNRIVGASGAIPYVENLSEAAIARFQEQIECVNLIGTEDMSAITGKIKELAGKDPGAFDADPMVLEVGDGGGDDAEEAGGLKPMAAEMATVRSRILSINKEMMAIGNLNKFHSGVHAGKVEGIMIGLAITLSLLGMLLFGGN
- a CDS encoding tetrahydromethanopterin S-methyltransferase subunit F; the encoded protein is MADEEYGKGVPMVISPQMGAIEAVVEDIRYRAQLIARNQKLDSGVSATGVAGFIAGFVFAIVMVVIIPMFAWKVM
- the mtrG gene encoding tetrahydromethanopterin S-methyltransferase subunit G — its product is MTNDRSDRVPSVVTNPEDFQAVIEKLNKIDEKIEFVNSEVAQRIGKKVGRDIGILYGAVAGIIMFLLYVLFLAPMLGI